The Pseudomonas sp. R4-35-07 genome contains a region encoding:
- a CDS encoding isovaleryl-CoA dehydrogenase, protein MSYPSLNFALGETIDMLRDQVQTFVAKEISPRAAQIDIDNLFPADLWRKFGDMGLLGITVPEEYGGAGLGYLAHVVSMEEISRGSASVALSYGAHSNLCVNQINRNGSHEQKLKYLPKLISGEHIGALAMSEPNAGSDVVSMKLRADKQGDAYVLNGSKTWITNGPDAHTYVIYAKTDLEKGAHGITAFIVERDWKGFSRSNKFDKLGMRGSNTCELFFDDVHVPEQNILGVLNGGVKVLMSGLDYERVVLSGGPTGIMQACMDLIVPYIHDRKQFGQSIGEFQLIQGKVADMYTQLNASRAYLYAVAQACERGETTRKDAAGVILYSAERATQMALDAIQILGGNGYINEFPAGRLLRDAKLYEIGAGTSEIRRMLIGRELFNETK, encoded by the coding sequence ATGAGTTACCCGTCCCTGAACTTCGCCCTCGGTGAGACCATCGACATGCTGCGCGACCAGGTGCAGACCTTCGTGGCCAAGGAAATTTCACCCCGTGCGGCCCAGATCGACATCGACAACCTGTTCCCCGCCGACCTGTGGCGCAAGTTTGGTGACATGGGCCTGCTGGGTATCACCGTACCGGAAGAGTACGGCGGTGCCGGCCTGGGTTACTTGGCGCACGTGGTGAGCATGGAAGAAATCAGCCGTGGCTCGGCCTCGGTGGCGTTGTCGTATGGCGCTCACTCCAACCTGTGCGTCAACCAGATCAACCGCAACGGCAGCCACGAACAAAAACTCAAGTACCTGCCCAAGCTGATCAGCGGCGAGCACATCGGCGCGCTGGCCATGAGCGAGCCGAATGCCGGCTCCGACGTGGTTTCGATGAAACTGCGCGCCGACAAGCAGGGTGACGCTTACGTGCTCAACGGCAGCAAGACCTGGATCACCAACGGGCCCGATGCCCACACCTACGTGATCTACGCCAAGACCGACCTGGAAAAGGGTGCCCACGGCATCACCGCGTTTATCGTCGAGCGTGACTGGAAAGGCTTCAGCCGCAGCAACAAGTTCGACAAGCTGGGCATGCGCGGCTCCAACACCTGCGAGCTGTTTTTCGATGACGTGCACGTCCCCGAGCAAAATATCCTCGGTGTGCTCAACGGCGGCGTCAAAGTGCTGATGAGCGGCCTCGATTACGAGCGCGTGGTGCTCTCCGGCGGCCCCACCGGCATCATGCAGGCCTGCATGGACCTGATCGTGCCCTACATCCACGACCGCAAGCAGTTCGGCCAGAGCATCGGCGAATTCCAGCTGATCCAGGGCAAGGTCGCCGATATGTACACCCAGCTCAACGCCAGCCGCGCCTACCTCTACGCGGTGGCCCAGGCCTGCGAGCGCGGCGAGACCACGCGCAAGGATGCGGCCGGGGTGATCCTCTACAGCGCCGAGCGCGCCACGCAAATGGCCTTGGATGCGATCCAGATCCTGGGCGGCAACGGCTACATCAATGAATTCCCCGCTGGGCGCCTACTGCGGGACGCCAAGCTGTACGAAATCGGCGCCGGCACCAGTGAGATTCGACGGATGTTGATCGGTCGCGAACTGTTTAACGAGACGAAATAA
- a CDS encoding AMP-binding protein, with the protein MDQANLSYSRGSQDKTLLAETIGQAFDRTVARYPEGEALVVRHQDCRYTWQQLAEAVEVHARAFMAMGMQVGDRLGIWAPNCAEWLICQVASAKLGVILVNINPAYRSSELEYVLKQSGCAWLVFAGSFKTSDYHVMLQALQPDLRAIVSLDPDPPAGFLPWSHLSALAAQVAPEQLHARQAGLHADQPVNIQYTSGTTGFPKGATLSHLNILNNGYMVGQSLGLTAHDRLVIPVPLYHCFGMVMGNLGCITHGTTMIYPNDGFDPLLTLTAVAEERATGLYGVPTMFIALLDHPRLGEFDLSSLRTGIMAGSTCPIEVMRRVIGQLHMSEVQIAYGMTETSPVSLQTGADDDLERRVTTVGRTQPQLENKIIDADGNTVPRGETGELCTRGYSVMLGYWNNPEGTRDAIDAEGWMHTGDLATMDEHGYVCIAGRNKDMIIRGGENVYPRELEEFFFTHPAVADVQVIGIPDERYGEEIVAWIKLHPGHVASELELQTWCKGRIAHFKTPRHFKFVDAFPMTVTGKIQKFRMREISIEELQAR; encoded by the coding sequence ATGGATCAAGCGAACCTGAGCTACAGCCGTGGCTCCCAGGACAAGACCTTGCTGGCCGAGACCATTGGCCAGGCCTTTGATCGTACTGTCGCGCGTTATCCCGAGGGTGAAGCGCTGGTGGTGCGTCATCAGGATTGCCGCTACACCTGGCAGCAACTGGCCGAGGCGGTGGAGGTGCATGCCCGGGCGTTCATGGCCATGGGCATGCAAGTCGGCGACCGCCTGGGTATCTGGGCGCCCAACTGCGCCGAATGGCTGATCTGCCAGGTGGCAAGCGCCAAACTCGGGGTGATCCTGGTCAATATCAACCCGGCCTATCGCAGCAGTGAATTGGAATATGTGCTCAAGCAATCCGGCTGCGCGTGGCTGGTGTTCGCCGGTTCGTTCAAGACCTCCGATTACCACGTCATGCTGCAAGCGCTCCAGCCCGACCTGCGCGCCATCGTCAGTCTCGACCCCGACCCGCCCGCAGGATTCCTGCCTTGGTCACACCTGTCGGCGTTGGCGGCGCAGGTTGCACCTGAACAACTGCACGCTCGCCAAGCCGGTCTGCACGCCGACCAACCGGTCAATATCCAGTACACCTCCGGCACCACCGGTTTCCCCAAGGGCGCCACCCTCAGTCACCTCAACATTCTCAATAACGGCTACATGGTTGGCCAAAGCCTCGGTCTTACGGCGCACGACCGCCTGGTGATCCCGGTGCCGCTTTACCATTGCTTCGGCATGGTGATGGGTAACCTCGGCTGCATCACCCACGGCACCACCATGATCTACCCCAATGACGGCTTCGACCCACTGCTCACGCTAACCGCCGTCGCCGAAGAACGCGCCACGGGCTTGTATGGCGTGCCGACCATGTTCATTGCGCTGCTCGATCACCCGCGCCTTGGCGAATTCGACTTATCCAGCCTGCGTACCGGAATCATGGCCGGGTCGACCTGCCCGATCGAGGTGATGCGACGCGTCATTGGCCAGTTGCACATGAGTGAAGTGCAGATCGCCTATGGCATGACCGAAACCAGCCCGGTGTCGTTGCAGACCGGCGCGGATGACGACCTGGAACGCCGCGTGACCACCGTGGGCCGCACTCAGCCGCAGCTGGAAAACAAGATCATCGACGCTGACGGCAACACGGTGCCACGCGGTGAGACAGGCGAACTGTGCACGCGCGGCTACAGCGTGATGCTCGGCTACTGGAACAACCCCGAGGGCACCCGCGATGCTATCGACGCGGAGGGCTGGATGCACACCGGTGACCTGGCAACCATGGACGAGCATGGCTATGTGTGCATCGCCGGGCGCAACAAGGACATGATCATTCGCGGTGGCGAGAACGTGTATCCACGCGAGCTTGAGGAGTTTTTCTTCACCCATCCGGCAGTGGCCGATGTGCAGGTCATCGGTATTCCCGATGAGCGCTACGGTGAGGAAATTGTCGCCTGGATCAAACTCCACCCAGGCCATGTGGCGAGCGAACTGGAACTGCAAACCTGGTGCAAGGGCCGCATTGCGCACTTCAAGACGCCCCGGCACTTCAAGTTCGTAGACGCGTTTCCAATGACGGTGACGGGCAAGATCCAGAAATTCCGCATGCGCGAAATCTCGATTGAAGAGCTCCAGGCGCGCTAG
- a CDS encoding acyl-CoA dehydrogenase — MDFAYSPKVQELRERVSAFMDAYVYPAEPVFERQVSEGDRWQPTAIMEELKARAKAEGLWNLFLPESELGAGLSNLEYAPLAEIMGRSLLGPEPFNCSAPDTGNMEVLVRYANEEQKQRWLEPLLRGEIRSAFAMTEPDVASSDATNMAARAERQGDEWVINGKKWWTSGACDPRCKILIFMGLSNPDAPRHQQHSMILVPVDTPGVKILRPLPVFGYDDAPHGHAEVLFDNVRVPYENVLLGEGRGFEIAQGRLGPGRIHHCMRSIGMAERALELMCKRSVSRSAFGKPLARLGGNIDKIADSRMEIDMARLLTLKAAYMMDTVGNKVAKSEIAQIKVVAPNVALKVIDRAIQIHGGAGVSNDFPLAYMYAMQRTLRLADGPDEVHRAAIGKFEIGKYVPKELMRGGQ; from the coding sequence ATGGATTTCGCCTATTCGCCCAAGGTTCAGGAACTGCGTGAACGCGTCAGCGCATTCATGGACGCTTACGTCTACCCGGCCGAGCCGGTGTTCGAACGCCAGGTCAGCGAAGGCGACCGCTGGCAGCCCACCGCGATCATGGAAGAACTCAAAGCCCGGGCGAAAGCCGAAGGGTTGTGGAACCTGTTCCTGCCGGAATCCGAGCTGGGCGCCGGCCTGAGCAACCTCGAATATGCACCGCTGGCCGAAATCATGGGCCGCTCGCTGTTGGGTCCGGAACCGTTCAACTGCTCCGCCCCCGACACCGGCAATATGGAAGTGCTGGTGCGCTACGCCAATGAAGAGCAGAAACAACGCTGGCTTGAACCGCTGCTGCGCGGTGAGATTCGTTCCGCCTTCGCCATGACCGAACCGGACGTGGCCTCCTCGGACGCCACCAACATGGCCGCTCGCGCCGAACGCCAGGGCGATGAATGGGTGATCAACGGCAAGAAGTGGTGGACCTCCGGCGCCTGCGACCCGCGCTGCAAGATCCTGATCTTCATGGGCCTGAGCAACCCGGATGCGCCACGCCACCAACAGCATTCGATGATTCTGGTACCGGTGGACACCCCCGGCGTAAAAATCCTGCGCCCGCTGCCGGTGTTCGGCTACGACGACGCGCCCCACGGCCACGCCGAAGTGCTGTTCGACAACGTGCGCGTGCCTTACGAAAATGTGCTGTTGGGTGAAGGCCGTGGGTTTGAGATTGCCCAGGGCCGCCTTGGCCCTGGGCGTATCCACCACTGCATGCGCTCCATCGGCATGGCTGAGCGCGCGTTGGAATTGATGTGCAAGCGCTCGGTCAGCCGCAGCGCGTTCGGCAAGCCGCTGGCGCGCCTGGGGGGCAATATCGACAAGATCGCCGACTCGCGCATGGAGATTGATATGGCGCGGCTGCTGACCTTGAAAGCGGCGTACATGATGGACACCGTGGGGAATAAAGTCGCCAAAAGCGAAATCGCCCAGATCAAGGTGGTCGCGCCGAACGTGGCGCTGAAGGTGATCGACCGTGCGATCCAGATTCACGGCGGCGCCGGCGTTTCCAACGACTTTCCGCTGGCCTATATGTACGCCATGCAACGCACCCTGCGCCTGGCCGACGGCCCGGACGAAGTGCACCGTGCGGCGATCGGCAAGTTCGAGATTGGCAAGTATGTGCCCAAGGAGCTGATGCGGGGCGGGCAGTAA
- a CDS encoding hydroxymethylglutaryl-CoA lyase, whose amino-acid sequence MSLPSHVRLVEVGPRDGLQNEAQPISVADKVRLVDALSGAGLSYIEVGSFVSPKWVPQMAGSAEVFAQIQRKPGVTYGALAPNLRGFEDALAAGVKEVAVFAAASEAFSQRNINCSISESLERFAPIMAAARQHGVSVRGYVSCVLGCPYEGEIAAQQVAAVARELYAMGCYEVSLGDTIGTGTAGATRQLFEVVGAQVPRDKLAGHFHDTYGQAIANIYASLLEGIQVFDSSIAGLGGCPYAKGASGNVATEDVVYLLNGLGIDTGIDLERLIDAGQHISQVLGRASGSRVAKARNAG is encoded by the coding sequence ATGTCCCTCCCCTCACACGTTCGCCTGGTGGAAGTCGGCCCGCGCGACGGTTTGCAGAACGAAGCCCAACCGATCAGCGTGGCCGACAAGGTGCGGTTGGTGGACGCCTTGAGCGGCGCCGGCTTGAGCTACATCGAGGTCGGCAGTTTCGTGTCGCCCAAATGGGTGCCGCAGATGGCCGGCTCCGCCGAGGTGTTCGCGCAGATCCAGCGCAAGCCTGGCGTCACCTACGGTGCGCTGGCGCCGAACCTGCGCGGCTTTGAAGATGCGCTGGCGGCCGGGGTCAAGGAAGTCGCGGTATTTGCGGCGGCGTCCGAAGCGTTTTCCCAACGCAATATCAACTGCTCCATCAGCGAGAGCCTGGAGCGGTTTGCTCCGATCATGGCGGCGGCCCGGCAGCATGGGGTCAGCGTGCGCGGGTATGTGTCGTGTGTGTTGGGTTGCCCCTATGAAGGCGAAATCGCCGCGCAGCAGGTCGCGGCGGTCGCCCGCGAACTGTATGCGATGGGCTGCTATGAAGTGTCCCTGGGCGACACCATCGGCACCGGCACGGCTGGCGCGACCCGGCAGCTGTTCGAGGTGGTCGGTGCACAGGTGCCGCGCGACAAGCTCGCAGGGCATTTCCATGACACCTACGGCCAGGCGATCGCCAATATCTACGCCAGCCTGCTGGAAGGTATCCAGGTATTCGACAGCTCTATCGCGGGCCTTGGCGGCTGCCCTTATGCCAAGGGCGCGAGCGGTAACGTCGCCACCGAGGATGTGGTGTACCTGCTCAATGGGCTGGGGATCGACACGGGTATCGACCTGGAACGCTTGATTGACGCCGGCCAGCACATCAGCCAGGTGCTGGGACGGGCGAGCGGCTCACGGGTGGCGAAGGCGCGTAACGCCGGTTGA
- a CDS encoding LysR family transcriptional regulator: MNLSKVDLNLFIVFDAIYTEANLTRAGQIVGITQPAVSNALARLRETFNDPLFVRTAQGMVPTPMAQNIIGPVRNALSLLRVSVQESRIFNPQQAAKTYRISMTDLTEAVILPALFQRLRRLAPTVVIESFLSKRRETTKELAAGRLDFAVDAPLNTDPQVRHVKLMEDRYVCAMRKGHPMAGKDKFSLDDYLSLTHIHISSRRNGLGHVDLALGKMGIQRKIALRSQHYLMASQVLQQTDMVMTVPERFARRHELHWFNLPVNDVPAVETHLYWHESTDQDPANRWMREQMIELCQQVTAHEKKLDKQQA, from the coding sequence ATGAATCTGAGCAAGGTCGACCTCAACCTCTTTATCGTCTTTGACGCGATCTATACCGAAGCCAACCTGACCCGCGCCGGGCAGATTGTCGGCATCACCCAGCCGGCGGTGTCCAACGCCCTGGCACGCCTGCGCGAGACCTTCAACGACCCGCTGTTCGTGCGCACCGCCCAGGGCATGGTGCCCACGCCGATGGCACAGAACATCATCGGCCCGGTGCGCAATGCGTTGTCGTTGCTGCGGGTTTCAGTGCAGGAGAGCCGGATTTTCAATCCGCAACAGGCGGCCAAGACCTATCGCATCAGCATGACCGACCTGACCGAAGCGGTCATTCTGCCAGCGCTGTTCCAGCGCCTGCGTCGCCTGGCACCGACGGTGGTCATCGAGAGCTTTTTGTCCAAACGCCGCGAAACCACCAAGGAGCTGGCCGCCGGGCGCCTGGACTTTGCCGTGGATGCGCCGCTCAACACCGACCCGCAGGTGCGCCACGTCAAGCTGATGGAAGACCGCTACGTATGCGCCATGCGCAAGGGCCACCCGATGGCAGGCAAGGACAAATTCAGCCTGGATGACTACCTGTCCCTGACCCATATCCATATTTCCAGCCGCCGCAACGGGCTGGGCCATGTCGACCTGGCCCTGGGCAAGATGGGCATCCAGCGCAAGATCGCCCTGCGCTCCCAGCACTACCTGATGGCGTCGCAGGTATTGCAGCAAACCGACATGGTCATGACCGTGCCCGAACGCTTCGCCCGCCGCCATGAACTGCACTGGTTCAACCTGCCGGTCAATGATGTGCCAGCGGTGGAAACCCACCTGTACTGGCACGAAAGCACCGACCAGGACCCGGCCAACCGCTGGATGCGCGAGCAGATGATCGAGTTGTGCCAGCAGGTAACGGCCCACGAGAAAAAGCTGGATAAACAACAGGCCTGA
- a CDS encoding MerR family DNA-binding transcriptional regulator codes for MSTTYSISDLARELDITTRAIRFYEEQGLLAPERRGQERIYSARDKVSLKLILRGKRIGFSLAECRELIELYDPTSGNHIQLNSMLAKIAERREQLEQQLLDIEQMKLELDTAEERCTQALAQTMSQAGH; via the coding sequence ATGAGCACCACCTACAGCATCTCCGACCTAGCCCGCGAGCTCGATATCACCACCCGCGCCATTCGCTTCTATGAGGAACAAGGCCTGCTGGCCCCGGAGCGTCGAGGCCAGGAGCGTATCTATTCGGCGCGGGACAAGGTCAGCCTCAAGCTGATTCTGCGCGGCAAGCGCATCGGCTTCTCCCTGGCCGAATGCCGTGAGCTGATCGAACTCTATGACCCCACCAGCGGCAACCATATCCAACTCAACAGCATGCTCGCAAAAATCGCTGAACGCCGCGAGCAGCTCGAGCAACAGTTGCTGGATATCGAACAGATGAAGCTGGAACTGGACACCGCCGAAGAGCGCTGCACCCAGGCCCTGGCACAGACCATGAGCCAGGCCGGCCATTGA
- the xthA gene encoding exodeoxyribonuclease III: MKIVSFNINGLRARPHQLAALIEKHQPDVIGLQETKVHDDQFPLAEVQALGYHVYYHGQKGHYGVALLSRKEALSLHKGFASDEEDAQRRFIWGTFADENGHPVTVMNGYFPQGESRDHPTKFPAKQRFYEDLQQLLESQFSNDQALVVMGDVNISPQDCDIGIGADNAKRWLKTGKCSFLPEEREWMARLKNWGLVDSFRHLNPEVTDRFSWFDYRSRGFEDEPKRGLRIDVIMASTGLVPRLKDAGVDYDLRALEKPSDHAPIWLELS, translated from the coding sequence ATGAAAATCGTCTCCTTCAATATCAACGGGCTGCGTGCCCGCCCTCATCAGCTGGCGGCGCTGATTGAAAAGCATCAACCGGATGTCATCGGCCTGCAGGAAACCAAGGTCCACGATGACCAGTTCCCGTTGGCCGAAGTCCAGGCGCTGGGCTATCACGTTTATTACCATGGCCAGAAAGGCCATTACGGCGTGGCCCTGCTCTCGCGCAAAGAGGCGTTGAGCCTGCACAAAGGCTTTGCCAGCGATGAAGAAGACGCCCAGCGCCGTTTCATCTGGGGCACCTTCGCCGACGAGAACGGCCACCCGGTCACTGTCATGAACGGCTACTTCCCCCAAGGCGAAAGCCGCGACCACCCCACCAAATTCCCGGCCAAGCAGCGCTTCTATGAAGACCTGCAACAGCTGTTGGAAAGCCAGTTCAGCAATGACCAGGCACTGGTGGTGATGGGCGACGTGAATATTTCCCCGCAGGACTGCGACATCGGCATCGGCGCCGACAATGCCAAACGCTGGCTGAAAACCGGCAAGTGCAGCTTCCTGCCGGAAGAGCGCGAATGGATGGCCCGCCTGAAAAACTGGGGCCTGGTGGACAGCTTCCGGCACTTGAATCCTGAGGTGACCGACCGCTTCAGCTGGTTCGATTACCGCAGCCGTGGCTTTGAGGATGAGCCCAAGCGTGGGCTGCGCATCGACGTGATCATGGCGTCCACCGGCCTGGTGCCTCGGCTCAAGGACGCGGGAGTGGATTACGATTTGCGCGCATTGGAAAAACCATCGGACCATGCGCCGATCTGGTTGGAGCTGAGCTGA
- a CDS encoding carboxyl transferase domain-containing protein, translated as MLLHTQLNPRSAEFIANSAAMRQQVDALHNLLAQVQQGGGAKAQERHTSRGKLLPRERIDRLLDPGSPFLELSQLAAHQVYGEDVPAAGVIAGIGRVEGVECMIVANDATVKGGSYYPLTVKKHLRAQTIAEQNRLPCIYLVDSGGANLPRQDEVFPDREHFGRIFFNQANMSAQGIPQIAVVMGSCTAGGAYVPAMADEAIMVRQQATIFLAGPPLVKAATGEVVSAEDLGGADVHCRISGVADHYADNDEHALALARRSVANLNWRKLGELRQRPPVAPLYSSEELYGVIPADAKQPFDVREVIARLVDGSVFDEFKALFGATLVCGFAHLHGYPVAILANNGILFAEAAQKGAHFIELACQRGIPLLFLQNITGFMVGQKYEAGGIAKHGAKLVTAVACAKVPKFTVIIGGSFGAGNYGMCGRAYDPRFLWMWPNARIGVMGAEQAAGVLVQVKREQAERAGLAFSASDEAAIKQPILDQYETQGHPYYSSARLWDDGVIDPLQTRDVLALALSAALNAPIEPSRFGVFRM; from the coding sequence ATGCTTCTACACACCCAGCTCAACCCACGCTCGGCGGAATTTATCGCCAACAGCGCGGCGATGCGCCAACAGGTCGACGCGCTGCACAACCTGCTCGCCCAGGTACAACAAGGCGGCGGCGCCAAGGCCCAGGAACGCCACACCTCACGCGGCAAGCTGCTGCCGCGCGAGCGCATCGATCGCCTGCTCGACCCCGGCTCGCCATTCCTCGAATTGAGCCAGTTGGCCGCCCATCAGGTGTATGGCGAAGACGTGCCGGCCGCCGGTGTGATTGCCGGCATCGGCCGCGTGGAAGGCGTCGAATGCATGATCGTCGCCAATGATGCCACCGTCAAAGGCGGCTCCTATTACCCGCTGACCGTCAAAAAACACTTGCGCGCCCAGACCATCGCCGAGCAGAACCGCCTGCCGTGCATTTACCTGGTGGACTCCGGCGGAGCCAACCTGCCGCGCCAGGACGAAGTGTTCCCGGACCGCGAGCACTTCGGGCGAATTTTCTTCAACCAGGCCAATATGAGCGCCCAGGGCATTCCGCAGATTGCCGTGGTGATGGGCTCGTGCACGGCCGGTGGCGCGTATGTGCCGGCCATGGCCGACGAAGCGATCATGGTGCGCCAGCAAGCGACTATCTTCCTCGCCGGCCCGCCGCTGGTGAAGGCCGCCACCGGCGAAGTGGTCAGTGCCGAAGACCTCGGCGGTGCCGATGTGCACTGCAGGATTTCCGGCGTGGCCGACCACTATGCCGACAACGATGAACACGCCCTGGCCCTGGCCCGTCGCAGCGTGGCCAACCTCAATTGGCGCAAGCTGGGTGAGTTGCGCCAACGTCCGCCAGTGGCGCCGCTGTACAGCAGCGAAGAGCTTTACGGCGTGATCCCGGCCGATGCCAAGCAGCCGTTCGACGTGCGCGAAGTGATCGCCCGGCTGGTGGACGGTTCGGTATTCGATGAGTTCAAGGCGCTGTTCGGCGCCACCCTGGTCTGTGGCTTTGCGCACCTGCACGGCTATCCGGTGGCGATCCTGGCCAACAACGGGATCCTGTTCGCCGAAGCCGCGCAAAAAGGCGCGCACTTTATCGAGCTGGCCTGCCAACGCGGCATTCCACTGCTGTTCCTGCAGAACATCACCGGCTTCATGGTCGGACAGAAGTACGAAGCCGGCGGTATCGCCAAGCATGGCGCCAAGTTGGTCACGGCGGTGGCCTGTGCCAAGGTACCGAAGTTCACGGTGATCATCGGCGGCAGTTTCGGCGCCGGTAACTACGGCATGTGCGGTCGCGCCTATGACCCGCGTTTCCTGTGGATGTGGCCCAACGCACGCATCGGCGTGATGGGCGCCGAACAGGCGGCGGGCGTGCTGGTGCAGGTCAAGCGCGAGCAGGCAGAGCGCGCAGGCTTGGCATTCAGTGCCAGCGATGAAGCGGCGATCAAGCAGCCGATCCTCGACCAGTATGAAACCCAGGGCCACCCCTATTATTCCAGCGCACGCTTGTGGGATGACGGCGTCATCGATCCGCTGCAGACCCGCGATGTGCTGGCCCTGGCGTTGTCCGCCGCGCTGAATGCCCCTATCGAGCCGAGCCGCTTCGGCGTGTTCCGCATGTAA
- a CDS encoding substrate-binding domain-containing protein: MMLRALLLLALFPFFAMSAPLPLPDQGSALRIQGSNTIGAGLVPALVSGLMEQQGLQGVHSEPAESANEQRVTGKTREGKTVRVDVAAHGSSTGFAALKNHSADLAASSRPINDGELVDLESLGDLKSAGAEHVIAIDGLAMILNSRNPLNTLNTEQLAQIFNGEISTWETLGGSGGAIHLYARDDQSGTYDTFKELVLNRRGKPLAASAQRFESSEALSDAVSQDPQGIGFIGLPYVRQAKTVAIVDGDSQPMPALNSLIATEDYPLSRRLYFYLPPATRNPWAKALVDFAQSDQGQAIVAANGFVAQHVQAIGVAPRASMPEAYQAIARNAQRLTVNFRFEEGSASLDNKARQDVQRVVAYLQSHGKLHKQVTLVGFGDAKNDPQRAALLSKLRAMAVRRELVKSGVVLRDIRGFGAQMPVAANTEDEGRIKNRRVEVWVY; the protein is encoded by the coding sequence ATGATGCTGCGCGCTCTGTTACTGCTGGCCCTTTTCCCTTTCTTCGCGATGTCCGCCCCGCTGCCCCTGCCTGATCAAGGCTCGGCATTGCGCATCCAGGGCTCCAACACCATTGGCGCGGGTTTGGTCCCGGCATTGGTCAGCGGCTTGATGGAGCAGCAGGGTTTGCAAGGCGTGCACAGCGAACCCGCCGAGAGCGCCAATGAACAGCGTGTGACCGGCAAGACCCGTGAGGGCAAGACCGTGAGGGTCGACGTCGCCGCCCATGGTTCCAGCACCGGGTTTGCCGCGCTGAAAAACCACAGCGCCGACCTGGCCGCCTCGTCCCGTCCGATCAACGACGGCGAATTGGTTGACCTCGAGTCCCTGGGCGACCTGAAAAGCGCCGGCGCCGAACACGTGATCGCTATTGACGGCTTGGCGATGATCCTTAACTCGCGTAATCCGCTGAACACCCTCAACACCGAGCAACTGGCGCAGATTTTCAATGGCGAAATCAGCACCTGGGAAACACTCGGCGGCAGTGGCGGTGCCATTCACCTGTACGCGCGGGACGATCAGTCCGGCACCTATGACACCTTCAAGGAGCTGGTGCTGAACCGACGCGGCAAACCGCTGGCCGCGTCAGCCCAGCGTTTCGAGTCCAGCGAAGCGCTGTCCGATGCGGTCAGCCAAGACCCCCAAGGCATCGGTTTTATCGGCCTGCCCTACGTACGCCAAGCCAAGACCGTGGCGATTGTCGATGGCGACTCGCAACCGATGCCGGCGCTGAACAGCCTGATCGCCACCGAGGATTACCCGCTGTCACGGCGGCTGTACTTTTATTTGCCGCCGGCGACGCGTAATCCCTGGGCCAAGGCCTTGGTGGACTTTGCTCAAAGCGATCAGGGCCAGGCGATCGTGGCGGCCAACGGCTTTGTCGCCCAGCACGTGCAGGCGATTGGCGTAGCCCCACGCGCCTCGATGCCCGAGGCGTATCAGGCGATTGCGCGCAACGCCCAGCGCTTGACGGTGAATTTTCGTTTCGAGGAAGGCAGCGCCAGCCTGGACAACAAGGCGCGCCAGGACGTGCAGCGGGTGGTGGCGTATCTGCAAAGCCACGGCAAACTGCACAAACAGGTGACGCTGGTGGGCTTTGGCGATGCCAAGAATGATCCGCAGCGGGCGGCCTTGCTGTCCAAGTTGCGGGCCATGGCGGTGCGCAGGGAACTGGTGAAAAGCGGCGTGGTGCTGCGCGATATTCGCGGGTTTGGCGCGCAGATGCCGGTGGCGGCAAATACTGAGGATGAGGGGCGGATCAAGAATCGGCGGGTGGAGGTTTGGGTGTACTGA